A genomic segment from Propioniciclava sp. MC1595 encodes:
- a CDS encoding aldehyde dehydrogenase family protein: protein MTRYANPGSSDSNIEVKDTYGHWINNEWRDPIKGEYFDNPTPVTGEVFTRVARGTAEDIDAALDAAHAAADAWGKTSPAERANILNQIADRIEANLEDIAVIETWDNGKAVRETLNADIPLAIDHFRYFAGCIRAQEGGLSQLDDTTVAYHFHEPLGVVGQIIPWNFPILMATWKLAPALAAGNCIVLKPAEQTPWSILKLFEIIGDLLPPGVVNIVNGFGVEAGKPLASSPRIAKIAFTGETTTGRLIMQYASQNIIPVTLELGGKSPNIFFEDIAEKKDNFYDKALEGFAFFALNNGEVCTCPSRALIQASIYDEFLADGIKRVEAVKRGHPLDTDTMMGAQASNDQYEKILSYIQIGKDEGAKVLTGGNKVDLGGELSGGFYIEPTVFEGVNTMRIFQEEIFGPVVSVTKFADDAEALQIANDTLYGLGAGVWSRHVHRAYTMGRAIKAGRVWTNCYHHYPAHAAFGGYKQSGIGRENHKMMLAHYQQTKNLLVSYSQDKLGFF, encoded by the coding sequence GTGACGCGTTACGCCAACCCCGGGTCCAGCGACTCGAACATCGAGGTCAAGGACACCTACGGCCACTGGATCAACAACGAGTGGCGCGACCCCATCAAGGGTGAGTACTTCGACAACCCGACGCCGGTCACCGGCGAGGTGTTCACCCGCGTGGCCCGCGGCACCGCCGAGGACATCGACGCCGCCCTCGACGCCGCCCACGCCGCCGCCGACGCGTGGGGCAAGACCTCCCCCGCCGAGCGCGCGAACATCCTCAACCAGATCGCCGACCGGATCGAGGCCAACCTCGAGGACATCGCGGTCATCGAGACGTGGGACAACGGCAAGGCCGTCCGCGAGACCCTCAACGCCGACATCCCGCTGGCCATCGACCACTTCCGCTACTTCGCCGGCTGCATCCGTGCGCAGGAGGGCGGCCTCAGCCAGCTCGACGACACCACGGTCGCCTACCACTTCCACGAGCCGCTGGGCGTCGTGGGCCAAATCATCCCGTGGAACTTCCCGATCCTGATGGCCACCTGGAAGCTCGCCCCCGCCCTGGCCGCCGGCAACTGCATCGTGCTCAAGCCGGCCGAGCAGACCCCGTGGTCGATCCTGAAGCTGTTCGAGATCATCGGCGACCTGCTGCCCCCGGGCGTGGTCAACATCGTCAACGGCTTCGGCGTCGAGGCGGGCAAGCCGCTGGCGTCCAGCCCGCGCATCGCCAAGATCGCGTTCACCGGCGAGACCACCACCGGCCGCCTGATCATGCAGTACGCGAGCCAGAACATCATCCCGGTCACCCTCGAGCTGGGCGGCAAGAGCCCGAACATCTTCTTCGAGGACATCGCCGAGAAGAAGGACAACTTCTACGACAAGGCCCTCGAGGGCTTCGCGTTCTTCGCCCTCAACAACGGCGAGGTCTGCACCTGCCCGAGCCGCGCGCTCATCCAGGCGTCGATCTACGACGAGTTCCTCGCCGACGGCATCAAGCGCGTCGAGGCGGTCAAGCGCGGCCACCCGCTCGACACCGACACGATGATGGGCGCGCAGGCCTCGAACGACCAGTACGAGAAGATCCTCTCCTACATCCAGATCGGCAAGGACGAGGGCGCCAAGGTTCTCACCGGCGGCAACAAGGTCGACCTCGGCGGCGAGCTGTCGGGCGGCTTCTACATCGAACCGACCGTGTTCGAGGGCGTCAACACGATGCGCATCTTCCAGGAGGAGATCTTCGGCCCGGTCGTCTCGGTGACGAAGTTCGCCGACGACGCCGAGGCGCTGCAGATCGCCAACGACACGCTGTACGGCCTCGGTGCCGGCGTGTGGTCGCGCCACGTGCACCGCGCCTACACCATGGGCCGCGCCATCAAGGCCGGCCGCGTCTGGACCAACTGCTACCACCACTACCCCGCGCACGCGGCGTTCGGCGGCTACAAGCAGTCCGGCATCGGGCGCGAGAACCACAAGATGATGCTGGCCCACTACCAGCAGACGAAGAACCTGCTCGTGTCCTACTCCCAGGACAAGCTGGGCTTTTTCTGA
- a CDS encoding sodium ion-translocating decarboxylase subunit beta: MSPDTLHYLLQGINNVTWQSLTMIAIGLLLIWLAIKKEYEPLLLLPIGSGAILANLPLSPMVGEHGMLQALYDMGVGNEMFPLLIFVGIGAMTDFGPLLENPKMVLLGAAGQFGIFLTLLLALFLGFNHNQAASIGIIGAIDGPTSIYVSNKLAPELVAPITVAAYSYMSLVPIIMPPIMRALTTAKERAIVMPYTSREISQRTRILFPIIVTIVVGTLVPFATPLIGMLMLGNLMRESKVVERLVGASSNELANVVTLFLGLAIGSTMIGEKFLNLQTLMILVLGLIAFVLDTVMGVSFGKLMNVFSGGKFNPLIGAAGISAFPMAARVVQKEAQRENFDNFLLMHAMGANAAGQVASVVAGGVLLALMGAS, translated from the coding sequence ATGAGTCCGGACACACTGCACTACTTGCTGCAGGGGATCAACAACGTCACTTGGCAGAGCCTGACGATGATCGCCATCGGCCTGCTCCTGATCTGGTTGGCGATCAAGAAGGAGTACGAGCCCCTGCTCCTGCTGCCCATCGGCTCGGGCGCGATCCTGGCGAACCTGCCCCTCTCGCCGATGGTGGGGGAGCACGGCATGCTCCAGGCGCTCTACGACATGGGCGTGGGCAACGAGATGTTCCCGCTGCTGATCTTCGTCGGCATCGGCGCCATGACCGACTTCGGGCCCCTGCTGGAGAACCCGAAGATGGTGCTGCTCGGAGCCGCCGGCCAGTTCGGCATCTTCCTGACGCTGCTGCTGGCGTTGTTCCTGGGGTTCAACCACAACCAGGCCGCCTCGATCGGCATCATCGGCGCCATCGACGGGCCGACGTCGATCTACGTGTCGAACAAGCTCGCGCCCGAGTTGGTCGCCCCCATCACGGTGGCCGCCTACTCGTACATGAGCCTCGTGCCGATCATCATGCCGCCGATCATGCGGGCGCTGACCACGGCCAAGGAACGCGCCATCGTCATGCCGTACACGTCGCGGGAGATCTCGCAGCGCACGCGCATCCTGTTCCCGATCATCGTGACGATCGTCGTCGGCACGCTGGTGCCGTTCGCGACGCCGCTGATCGGCATGCTGATGCTGGGCAACCTGATGCGCGAGTCGAAGGTCGTCGAGCGCCTCGTGGGGGCGTCCTCGAACGAGCTCGCCAACGTCGTCACGCTGTTCCTCGGTCTGGCCATCGGCTCGACGATGATCGGTGAGAAGTTCCTCAACCTGCAGACCCTGATGATCCTGGTGCTGGGCCTGATCGCGTTCGTGCTCGACACCGTCATGGGCGTCTCGTTCGGGAAGCTGATGAACGTGTTCTCGGGTGGCAAGTTCAACCCGCTGATCGGTGCCGCCGGCATCTCGGCCTTCCCGATGGCGGCGCGTGTCGTCCAGAAGGAGGCCCAGCGCGAGAACTTCGACAACTTCCTGCTGATGCACGCCATGGGCGCGAACGCGGCCGGTCAGGTCGCCTCCGTCGTCGCCGGCGGTGTGCTGCTGGCCCTGATGGGCGCCAGCTAG
- a CDS encoding DUF456 domain-containing protein — protein MPVELIAALSVVLVVVGVCGIVVPVLPGSIAILGGLLVWAVWGGSPFGWLVFGIGALFVVAGMSAQYLITGRRLKERSIPNRSVVIGLVCGVVGLFVLPFLGLPIGFTVGLLASEYARVRDLREAASTSWAALKSVGLGMLVELSLALAAATTLLIGVFTHLVP, from the coding sequence GTGCCCGTGGAACTGATCGCCGCCCTGTCGGTCGTGCTCGTCGTCGTCGGCGTGTGCGGGATCGTCGTCCCGGTGCTGCCGGGGAGCATCGCGATCCTCGGTGGCCTGCTGGTGTGGGCGGTCTGGGGCGGGTCGCCCTTCGGCTGGCTCGTGTTCGGCATCGGCGCGCTGTTCGTCGTGGCCGGCATGAGTGCCCAGTACCTGATCACCGGACGCCGGCTCAAGGAACGCTCCATCCCCAACCGTTCGGTGGTCATCGGCCTCGTGTGCGGTGTCGTGGGACTTTTCGTGCTGCCCTTCCTGGGGCTGCCGATCGGCTTCACGGTCGGGCTGCTGGCGTCCGAGTACGCGCGGGTGCGCGACCTGCGTGAGGCGGCGTCGACCTCCTGGGCGGCGCTGAAGTCCGTCGGCCTCGGGATGCTCGTCGAGCTGTCGCTGGCCCTCGCCGCGGCGACCACCCTGCTCATCGGCGTTTTCACGCACCTGGTGCCCTGA
- a CDS encoding ABC-F family ATP-binding cassette domain-containing protein produces MIVARELSVAVGARTLLEPTNFQIASGDRIGLVGRNGAGKTTMTKILAGEGMASGGQVSRTGLVGYLPQDPRTGDLSQLARDRILSARGLDSILRRLATYSAAIADADTDDARDEAMRRYARAEAELDSAGGYGAESEAARISANLGLPDRVLGQPIETLSGGQRRRVELARILFSGADVLLLDEPTNHLDADSIVWLRAYLANYPGGVLVISHDTGLLDAVVNKVFHLDANRAELDQYNLDWKKYLVQREVDEKRRKRERANAEKKAARLLEQAAKLGAKATKATAAQNMAKRAEKMLAATEGERAVDRVAKIRFPEPAPCGRVPLTASDLSKHYGSLEVFTGVDLAIDRGANVVVLGLNGAGKTTLLRILAGIEAPDTGEVVPGHGLKLGYYAQEHETIDVSRSVLDNMVSASPNLDDTAVRKILGSFLFTGDDVDKPARVLSGGEKTRLALAMLVVSAANVLLLDEPTNNLDPASRREVLEAIRTYAGATVLVTHDEGAVEALQPDRVLILPDGDEDLWSPEYAELVSLA; encoded by the coding sequence GTGATTGTCGCGCGCGAGCTCTCGGTGGCCGTCGGCGCCCGCACCCTCCTGGAACCCACGAACTTCCAGATCGCGTCGGGCGACCGCATCGGCCTCGTCGGCCGCAACGGCGCCGGCAAGACCACCATGACCAAGATCCTGGCGGGCGAGGGGATGGCGTCCGGCGGCCAGGTCTCGCGGACCGGCCTCGTCGGCTACCTGCCCCAGGACCCGCGCACCGGCGACCTCTCCCAGCTGGCCCGCGACCGCATCCTGTCCGCGCGTGGGCTGGACTCGATCCTGCGCCGGCTGGCGACGTACTCGGCGGCCATCGCGGACGCCGACACCGACGACGCCCGCGACGAGGCCATGCGCCGTTACGCGCGCGCCGAGGCCGAGCTGGACTCCGCCGGCGGCTACGGTGCCGAGTCCGAGGCGGCCCGCATCTCGGCCAACCTCGGCCTGCCCGACCGCGTGCTGGGCCAGCCGATCGAGACCCTGTCGGGCGGTCAGCGCCGCCGCGTCGAGCTGGCGCGCATCCTGTTCTCGGGCGCCGACGTCCTGCTGCTGGACGAGCCGACCAACCACCTGGACGCCGACTCGATCGTCTGGCTGCGCGCATACCTCGCCAACTACCCCGGCGGCGTGCTGGTGATCAGCCACGACACCGGGCTGCTGGACGCCGTGGTGAACAAGGTCTTCCACCTCGACGCCAACCGCGCCGAGCTGGACCAGTACAACCTGGACTGGAAGAAGTACCTCGTCCAGCGCGAGGTCGACGAGAAGCGCCGCAAGCGCGAGCGCGCCAACGCCGAGAAGAAGGCCGCCCGGCTGCTGGAGCAGGCCGCCAAGCTCGGGGCGAAGGCCACCAAGGCGACCGCCGCGCAGAACATGGCCAAGCGTGCCGAGAAGATGCTCGCGGCCACCGAGGGGGAGCGGGCGGTCGACCGGGTCGCGAAGATCCGGTTCCCCGAGCCCGCGCCGTGCGGCCGGGTGCCGCTGACGGCGTCCGACCTCTCCAAGCACTACGGGTCGCTGGAGGTGTTCACCGGGGTCGACCTGGCCATCGACCGCGGCGCCAACGTGGTCGTGCTCGGGCTGAACGGCGCCGGCAAGACGACGCTGTTGCGCATCCTGGCCGGCATCGAGGCCCCCGACACCGGCGAGGTCGTGCCCGGGCACGGGTTGAAGCTGGGCTACTACGCGCAGGAGCACGAGACCATCGACGTCTCCCGATCGGTGCTGGACAACATGGTCTCGGCCTCGCCGAACCTGGACGACACCGCGGTGCGCAAGATCCTCGGCTCGTTCCTGTTCACCGGCGACGACGTCGACAAGCCCGCGCGCGTACTGTCGGGCGGGGAGAAGACCCGCCTGGCCCTGGCGATGCTGGTCGTCTCCGCCGCCAACGTGCTGCTGCTGGACGAGCCCACGAACAACCTCGACCCGGCGTCCCGCCGCGAGGTGCTGGAGGCGATCCGCACCTACGCGGGCGCGACTGTGCTGGTCACCCACGACGAGGGTGCCGTCGAGGCCCTGCAGCCCGACCGAGTGCTGATCCTCCCCGACGGCGACGAGGACCTCTGGAGCCCCGAGTACGCCGAGCTCGTCTCCCTGGCCTGA
- a CDS encoding acetyl-CoA carboxylase biotin carboxyl carrier protein subunit, with the protein MRRYTISVNNTSKVVDVEAVGANLFRVQIDGRLVDVTLDDHRDLAHSAITPAVTARAVAAAPAAPAASAPLASDAPAPAATAPTQGAAPTAPGGAPRAAAAAGGGGRDKMTAPMPGVILTVDTAVGASVKRGDSLMVLEAMKMKNELKAPKDGVVAEIYVAAGQQVKFGETLVRFEA; encoded by the coding sequence ATGCGCCGCTACACGATCAGCGTCAACAACACGTCCAAGGTGGTGGACGTCGAGGCCGTCGGCGCCAACCTCTTCCGCGTCCAGATCGACGGACGCCTCGTCGACGTCACGCTCGACGACCACCGCGACCTGGCCCACTCGGCGATCACGCCCGCGGTGACCGCGCGCGCCGTGGCCGCCGCCCCGGCCGCACCCGCGGCGTCCGCGCCCCTGGCCTCGGACGCCCCAGCCCCGGCGGCCACCGCACCCACGCAGGGGGCTGCACCCACGGCGCCAGGTGGGGCGCCCCGCGCCGCAGCCGCCGCCGGTGGTGGCGGTCGCGACAAGATGACCGCGCCCATGCCCGGCGTGATCCTGACCGTCGACACGGCGGTCGGGGCGTCGGTGAAGCGGGGCGACTCGCTGATGGTGCTCGAGGCCATGAAGATGAAGAACGAGCTGAAGGCGCCCAAGGACGGTGTCGTCGCCGAGATCTACGTGGCGGCCGGCCAGCAGGTGAAGTTCGGCGAGACCCTCGTGAGGTTCGAGGCCTGA
- a CDS encoding DUF779 domain-containing protein — MDECRFDAVGVEELVTDGPTRVALTPAAADLLRTVVGRHGPVMFHQSGGCCDGSAPMCYPVGDFLTGDADVLLGTLSVPGLDPIEVWIGRAQYEAWKHTRLTIDAVPGRGAGFSLEAPEGMRFLTRSRLFTQEEKDALGL; from the coding sequence ATGGACGAGTGCCGGTTCGACGCCGTCGGGGTGGAGGAGCTCGTCACCGACGGGCCCACGCGCGTCGCCCTCACCCCGGCGGCGGCCGACCTGCTGCGTACGGTGGTCGGCCGGCACGGGCCGGTGATGTTCCACCAGTCGGGGGGCTGCTGCGACGGCAGCGCGCCCATGTGCTACCCGGTGGGTGACTTCCTGACCGGGGACGCCGACGTGCTGCTCGGCACGCTGTCGGTGCCCGGGCTCGACCCGATCGAAGTCTGGATCGGTCGGGCCCAGTACGAGGCGTGGAAGCACACGCGCCTCACCATCGACGCCGTCCCCGGACGCGGGGCCGGCTTCTCGCTGGAGGCACCCGAGGGCATGCGGTTCCTCACCCGGTCGCGGCTGTTCACGCAGGAGGAGAAGGACGCCCTGGGCCTGTGA
- a CDS encoding acyl-CoA carboxylase subunit beta, producing MTTRFYLMSDQLATLRAKRQQALEGGGAKRIEAQHAKGKLTARERLSILLDEASFQELGALATHHNSDFGMDKQRFPGDGIITGFGKIGGRRVAVYAQDFTVLGGSFSEVQSNKISRILDLAIEAGIPVIGLNDSGGARVQEGVRSLAAYGEVFVRNVKASGVVPQLSLILGPCAGGAVYSPALTDITIMVDQTSNMFLTGPDIIKTVTGEDVTAEELGGAWVHNATSGVAQVLATDEADALRKTKQLLSYLPQNNTEDPPQLEPYDPADRMDETLNHHIPGDDNVPYDMNALLAQVFDRDSMFGLHSDWAANALVGFARLDGHAVGYIANNPQVMSGCLDINASDKIARHITLCDQFNIPLITFVDCPGYLPGVEQEYNGVIRHGAKIIYAYCQATVPKISLVTRKAYGGSYVALSSKQMNNDVAFAWPSAQIAVMGAEGAARLLNRRAIEAAEDPKAEEARFIAEYKEKFFNPYQAADVGQIDEVIEPRETRPRLIRALEVLRTKVTQTIPKKHGLFPV from the coding sequence ATGACGACGAGGTTCTACCTGATGAGTGACCAACTGGCGACACTTCGGGCCAAGCGGCAACAGGCGCTCGAGGGAGGTGGCGCCAAGCGCATCGAGGCCCAGCACGCCAAGGGAAAGCTCACCGCGCGCGAGCGGCTGTCGATCCTCCTCGACGAGGCCTCCTTCCAGGAGCTGGGTGCCCTCGCGACGCACCACAACTCCGACTTCGGGATGGACAAGCAGCGCTTCCCCGGCGACGGCATCATCACCGGCTTCGGCAAGATCGGCGGACGCCGCGTGGCCGTCTACGCCCAGGACTTCACCGTGCTCGGCGGCTCGTTCTCCGAGGTGCAGTCGAACAAGATCTCGCGCATCCTCGACCTGGCCATCGAGGCCGGCATCCCGGTCATCGGCCTGAACGACTCCGGCGGCGCGCGCGTGCAGGAGGGCGTCCGCTCGCTGGCCGCCTACGGCGAGGTGTTCGTCCGCAACGTCAAGGCGTCCGGCGTCGTGCCCCAGCTGTCGCTGATCCTGGGCCCCTGCGCCGGCGGCGCGGTGTACAGCCCGGCGCTGACCGACATCACGATCATGGTCGACCAGACCTCGAACATGTTCCTGACCGGCCCCGACATCATCAAGACCGTCACGGGCGAGGACGTCACCGCCGAGGAGCTCGGCGGAGCCTGGGTGCACAACGCCACCTCGGGTGTCGCGCAGGTCCTCGCCACCGACGAGGCCGACGCGCTGCGCAAGACCAAGCAGCTGCTCAGCTACCTGCCGCAGAACAACACCGAGGACCCGCCGCAGCTCGAGCCGTACGACCCGGCCGACCGCATGGACGAGACGCTGAACCACCACATCCCGGGGGATGACAACGTCCCGTACGACATGAACGCCCTGCTCGCCCAGGTCTTCGACCGCGACTCGATGTTCGGGCTGCACAGCGACTGGGCCGCCAATGCCCTGGTCGGGTTCGCCCGACTGGACGGCCACGCGGTGGGCTACATCGCCAACAACCCGCAGGTCATGTCCGGCTGCCTCGACATCAACGCCTCGGACAAGATCGCCCGGCACATCACGCTGTGCGACCAGTTCAACATCCCGCTCATCACGTTCGTGGACTGCCCCGGCTACCTCCCCGGCGTCGAGCAGGAGTACAACGGCGTCATCCGACACGGCGCGAAGATCATCTACGCGTACTGCCAGGCGACCGTCCCGAAGATCTCCCTCGTCACCCGCAAGGCGTACGGCGGCTCGTACGTGGCGCTGAGCTCCAAGCAGATGAACAACGACGTCGCGTTCGCGTGGCCGTCTGCCCAGATCGCCGTCATGGGCGCCGAGGGGGCCGCGCGGCTGCTGAACCGCCGGGCGATCGAGGCGGCGGAGGACCCGAAGGCCGAGGAGGCCCGCTTCATCGCCGAGTACAAGGAGAAGTTCTTCAACCCCTACCAGGCCGCCGACGTGGGCCAGATCGACGAGGTCATCGAGCCCCGCGAGACCCGTCCGCGCCTGATCCGTGCCCTCGAGGTGCTGCGGACCAAGGTCACGCAGACCATCCCGAAGAAGCACGGCCTCTTCCCGGTGTAA
- a CDS encoding OadG family transporter subunit → MDDLSWGLMMMVVGMGVVFALLLALMAVLMIIGRLDGTGAPKLKARRSDPEQELVTIMPGEGDPTKDAVAKPAAPAVRIIADGLDENQVAAITVAVIQHAEIRRRSAGPETRAHAPGSQLFASRWLAVGRGNQTNPFSRR, encoded by the coding sequence ATGGATGACCTCTCCTGGGGCCTGATGATGATGGTCGTCGGCATGGGCGTGGTCTTCGCCCTGCTGCTGGCACTCATGGCCGTCCTGATGATCATCGGACGCCTCGACGGGACCGGAGCGCCCAAGCTCAAGGCCCGCCGCAGCGACCCCGAGCAGGAGCTGGTCACGATCATGCCGGGCGAGGGTGACCCGACGAAGGACGCCGTGGCCAAGCCCGCGGCGCCCGCCGTCCGGATCATCGCCGACGGCCTGGACGAGAACCAGGTCGCGGCGATCACGGTCGCCGTCATCCAGCACGCCGAGATCCGACGCCGGTCCGCCGGCCCCGAGACCCGCGCCCACGCGCCCGGCAGCCAGCTCTTCGCGAGCCGCTGGCTCGCCGTCGGCCGGGGCAACCAGACCAACCCGTTCTCCCGGAGGTAG
- a CDS encoding M20 family metallopeptidase, translating into MTDHLTEAAVLAPRITDLRHRLHRWPELGNDLPRTQAAVLAALEGLDLEVTRGVASTSVTAVLRGRAGSDAAASGRPVVLLRGDMDGLPIHEETGLPFASERDGHMHGCGHDMHTATLVGAAHLLHAHRDELPGDVVFMFQPGEEVLTGARAMLAEGVLEAAGRKVDRAFGLHVLSSVLPSGRWATRPGTLMAGADTLYLDIVGTGGHGSTPSLANDPVPVMAEVILAVQTMVAKKFPASDPVVVNVGVANAGGAANVIPERCHLEMSVRSFSPGAREKVERLLVALVEGVCAAHGCRAEVEYRQGVGPTVNDPDAAAFVARVVGGLVGERYADMPDPLAGSEDFSAVLEQVPGAFVFYSGVPAGRDLADTTYNHSATAWFDDAVIGEAMAVYAALAHEALLELATG; encoded by the coding sequence ATGACCGACCACCTCACCGAGGCCGCCGTACTCGCCCCCCGGATCACCGACCTGCGGCACCGGCTGCACCGCTGGCCCGAGCTGGGCAACGACCTCCCGCGGACGCAGGCTGCCGTCCTGGCGGCGCTCGAGGGGCTCGACCTCGAGGTCACGCGCGGGGTGGCGTCCACCTCGGTCACCGCGGTCCTGCGCGGCAGGGCGGGGTCGGACGCCGCGGCCTCCGGTCGACCGGTGGTGCTGCTGCGGGGCGACATGGACGGCCTGCCGATCCACGAGGAGACCGGCCTGCCGTTCGCCTCGGAGCGGGACGGGCACATGCACGGCTGCGGCCACGACATGCACACCGCGACCCTCGTCGGGGCGGCGCACCTGCTCCACGCGCACCGCGACGAGCTGCCCGGCGACGTGGTGTTCATGTTCCAGCCGGGGGAGGAGGTCCTCACCGGGGCCCGCGCGATGCTGGCCGAGGGCGTCCTCGAGGCGGCCGGGCGGAAGGTCGACCGCGCGTTCGGGCTGCACGTGCTGAGCTCGGTCCTGCCCAGCGGTCGCTGGGCCACGCGCCCCGGAACGCTGATGGCCGGCGCCGACACGCTGTACCTCGACATCGTCGGGACCGGCGGCCACGGCTCGACCCCGTCCCTGGCCAACGACCCTGTGCCCGTCATGGCCGAGGTGATCCTCGCGGTCCAGACGATGGTGGCGAAGAAGTTCCCGGCGTCCGACCCGGTGGTCGTCAACGTGGGCGTGGCCAACGCGGGCGGGGCCGCCAACGTCATCCCCGAGCGGTGCCACCTCGAGATGTCGGTGCGCTCGTTCTCGCCCGGGGCGCGGGAGAAGGTCGAGCGGCTGCTGGTCGCCCTCGTCGAGGGCGTGTGCGCCGCGCACGGCTGCCGGGCCGAGGTCGAGTACCGCCAGGGCGTCGGCCCCACGGTCAACGACCCGGACGCCGCGGCCTTCGTCGCCCGGGTCGTGGGCGGGTTGGTGGGGGAGCGCTACGCCGACATGCCCGACCCGCTGGCCGGGTCGGAGGACTTCTCGGCGGTGCTGGAGCAGGTGCCCGGGGCGTTCGTGTTCTACTCCGGCGTGCCCGCGGGCCGCGACCTGGCCGACACCACCTACAACCACTCGGCGACCGCGTGGTTCGACGACGCCGTGATCGGAGAGGCCATGGCCGTGTACGCGGCGCTGGCCCACGAGGCGTTGCTGGAGCTCGCGACAGGCTGA